Proteins encoded within one genomic window of Acinetobacter sp. YWS30-1:
- a CDS encoding D-amino acid dehydrogenase — protein sequence MRHVIVVGAGITGVTTAYELALLGYQVTVVDRHLYPAMETSFANGGQLSACNAEVWNQKATVLKGIKWMSQKTAPLLLNPSFSLHKYSWLMEFLGHIKNYETNTRETVRLALLARKRLFEIAEIEQIDFDLEKRGILHFYHNKADYDVAIKVNDLLCSGGLERNAISNEEIKQIEPALTGDYYAGFYCQSDATGDIHKFSTGLANACMKKGVNFEFGQDVFAVDHQAQHITVKCRPSPENVRANAEDVLEIQADAIVVCAGVSSYQLADLLGERVNVYPVKGYSITVQLNDEQSQQNAPWVSLLDESAKIVLSRLGKDRLRVAGTAEFNGYNRDIRVDRIQPLIDWTQRNFDLCTEHVVPWAGLRPMMPNMMPVVRRGRQERVFYNTGHGHLGWTLSAATAAMISQEIAQHYPA from the coding sequence ATGCGTCATGTTATTGTGGTGGGGGCAGGCATTACCGGTGTAACAACAGCTTATGAGCTCGCCTTACTCGGTTATCAGGTCACGGTGGTTGACCGTCATCTTTATCCCGCGATGGAAACATCCTTTGCTAATGGCGGGCAACTTTCTGCCTGTAATGCAGAAGTCTGGAATCAAAAAGCCACTGTGTTGAAAGGCATCAAATGGATGTCACAAAAAACCGCACCGCTATTGCTTAATCCTTCTTTTAGTCTGCATAAATATAGCTGGCTGATGGAATTTCTAGGTCATATTAAAAACTATGAAACCAATACCCGGGAAACGGTAAGACTCGCGTTACTGGCCAGAAAACGTTTGTTTGAAATTGCCGAAATTGAGCAGATTGATTTTGATCTGGAAAAGCGCGGAATTCTACATTTCTACCATAATAAAGCTGATTATGATGTCGCAATTAAGGTCAATGATCTGTTGTGTAGTGGTGGTCTGGAACGTAATGCCATCAGCAATGAAGAAATCAAGCAGATTGAACCTGCATTAACTGGAGATTATTATGCCGGGTTTTATTGCCAGAGTGATGCGACTGGAGATATTCATAAATTCAGTACTGGACTGGCAAATGCCTGTATGAAAAAAGGGGTGAACTTCGAATTTGGTCAGGATGTATTTGCGGTCGATCACCAAGCACAGCATATTACGGTTAAATGCAGACCAAGCCCTGAAAATGTGCGTGCCAATGCTGAAGATGTGCTCGAGATTCAGGCGGATGCCATTGTGGTATGTGCAGGCGTAAGCAGTTATCAGTTGGCAGATCTGTTGGGTGAGCGAGTGAATGTCTATCCGGTAAAAGGCTATTCAATTACCGTACAGCTGAATGATGAGCAAAGTCAGCAAAATGCTCCTTGGGTCAGTCTGCTAGATGAGAGCGCCAAGATAGTCTTGTCACGTTTAGGTAAAGACCGCTTACGTGTTGCAGGAACCGCGGAATTTAATGGTTATAATCGGGATATTCGTGTTGACCGAATTCAGCCTTTAATTGACTGGACACAACGCAATTTCGATCTGTGTACTGAACATGTGGTTCCATGGGCAGGTCTGCGTCCCATGATGCCGAACATGATGCCAGTGGTGCGCCGTGGTAGACAGGAACGTGTCTTTTACAACACCGGTCATGGACACTTGGGCTGGACATTATCAGCGGCAACCGCAGCGATGATCAGTCAG
- a CDS encoding AEC family transporter, with protein sequence MFQTIFTVLFPLIGLITLGYVLKQRKWLEDSFWRGAEKLNYFVLFPVMLFLNLAVAKIEMAVIKDVVLVVFSLMAAVSIALYVLRKIYQIGYARFGVYVQALLRFNTYIGLAAVNALFHQQGMTIFAVVMVLCIPLVNILSVLAFTRSSDMQIFKILIDLLKNPLILGSLVGGLFNLSGLSLWAGFELFLKQIALCSLPLGLMCVGAALQFQGFQRDIFPLGLATFGRLLGMPLAAFFVCQLFDIDPLTTQVLVLFFALPTASASYVLTRVYGGDSQFMASIISMQTVVAAGSLMLILSWLI encoded by the coding sequence ATGTTTCAGACTATCTTCACTGTACTGTTTCCGCTTATTGGCCTGATTACTTTGGGCTATGTATTAAAACAAAGGAAATGGCTGGAAGATAGTTTCTGGCGTGGGGCAGAAAAACTTAATTATTTTGTCCTGTTTCCAGTCATGCTATTTTTAAATCTGGCCGTAGCCAAGATTGAAATGGCAGTCATTAAAGATGTGGTTCTGGTGGTCTTTAGCCTTATGGCGGCGGTCAGTATTGCTCTATATGTGCTGCGCAAGATTTATCAGATTGGCTATGCACGTTTTGGGGTCTATGTGCAGGCACTCCTGCGTTTTAATACCTATATCGGACTTGCAGCAGTGAATGCTTTATTTCATCAGCAGGGCATGACCATTTTCGCCGTAGTGATGGTGTTATGTATTCCACTGGTCAATATCTTATCTGTACTGGCATTTACCCGTAGTTCAGATATGCAGATCTTCAAAATCCTGATTGATCTGTTAAAGAACCCTTTAATTCTAGGTTCTCTTGTTGGAGGCCTATTTAATCTTTCAGGCTTATCACTCTGGGCTGGGTTTGAATTATTCTTAAAACAGATTGCCTTATGCAGTTTGCCGCTGGGCTTGATGTGTGTGGGGGCTGCCTTACAGTTCCAAGGCTTCCAGCGAGATATCTTCCCATTAGGTCTCGCAACTTTTGGGCGTTTATTAGGAATGCCGCTTGCTGCTTTCTTTGTCTGCCAATTATTTGATATTGATCCTTTAACCACACAGGTACTGGTGTTGTTCTTTGCTTTACCTACTGCTTCAGCTTCCTATGTACTGACGCGTGTCTATGGCGGAGATAGCCAGTTCATGGCCAGTATTATCAGTATGCAAACGGTAGTCGCGGCTGGATCTCTCATGTTGATTCTTTCCTGGTTAATTTAA
- a CDS encoding Imm44 family immunity protein encodes MEVWLSAELSREVLTEDHLDLENKARNAVENALNAQLQNKSYDIPIDKWKCIEIIMGNDSFDERIFYSFKRRNMDFRLRIDPTTFKATDDLGRERLIFRMLLRSLDLLKVKFEKFRPKLDAKVYEELERLKNDALNVAKDESWI; translated from the coding sequence ATGGAAGTATGGTTAAGTGCTGAATTAAGTAGGGAAGTGTTAACAGAAGATCATCTTGATCTCGAAAATAAAGCACGTAACGCAGTAGAAAATGCCTTAAATGCTCAACTACAAAATAAGTCGTATGATATTCCTATAGATAAATGGAAGTGCATTGAAATTATAATGGGAAATGATAGTTTTGATGAACGTATTTTTTATTCATTTAAACGTAGAAATATGGATTTCCGTTTAAGGATTGATCCAACAACTTTTAAGGCAACAGATGATTTAGGCCGTGAGAGACTCATTTTTAGGATGCTCTTAAGAAGCCTAGATTTGTTAAAAGTTAAGTTTGAAAAATTCCGTCCGAAGCTTGATGCAAAGGTTTATGAGGAGCTTGAAAGACTAAAAAATGATGCACTAAATGTTGCAAAAGATGAAAGTTGGATTTAA